A genomic window from Streptomyces sp. NBC_00234 includes:
- a CDS encoding catalase — MTEKSKQVPYTTNNAGVPVESDEHSLTVGADGPVLLQDHYLIEKMAQFNRERVPERVVHAKGSGAYGTFRVTNDVSQFTKADLFQPGKQTAMLARFSTVAGEQGSPDTWRDPRGFALKFYTEQGNYDMVGNNTPIFFVRDPMKFQDFIRSQKRRPDSAVRDHDMQWDFWTLSPESAHMVTWLMGDRGIPKTYRNMNGYSSHTYMWVNAGGERFWVKYHFKTDQGIDFYTQSDADAMAGTDGDVHRRDLFDSIKRGDHPSWTLKVQIMPFEDAPDYRFNPFDLTKVWPHGDYPLIEVGRMTLDENPEDFFVHIEQASFEPSNLVPGIGPSPDKMLLGRLFSYPDTHRYRIGPNYAQLPPNRPRFGVNSYAKDGPMRYEPSRTGAVYAPNSYGGPAADTERFGDPAGWASAGEMVHEAYTLHREDDDWGQAGTMVRTVLDDAQRDRLVSNISGHLLDGVSRPVLDRALQYWRNVDKELGDRIAKKVNGG, encoded by the coding sequence GTGACCGAGAAATCGAAGCAGGTTCCGTACACGACGAACAACGCCGGCGTCCCGGTGGAGAGCGACGAACATTCACTCACCGTGGGTGCCGACGGACCCGTCCTTCTCCAGGACCACTACCTCATCGAGAAGATGGCGCAGTTCAACCGGGAGCGCGTCCCGGAGCGGGTGGTCCACGCGAAGGGATCGGGCGCGTACGGCACGTTCCGTGTGACGAACGACGTGAGTCAGTTCACCAAGGCCGACCTCTTCCAGCCGGGCAAGCAGACCGCGATGCTGGCCCGCTTCTCCACGGTCGCCGGTGAACAGGGCTCGCCCGACACCTGGCGCGACCCCCGTGGCTTCGCGCTGAAGTTCTACACCGAGCAGGGCAACTACGACATGGTCGGCAACAACACGCCGATCTTCTTCGTCCGTGACCCCATGAAGTTCCAGGACTTCATCCGCTCGCAGAAGCGCCGCCCGGACAGCGCGGTGCGCGACCACGACATGCAGTGGGACTTCTGGACCCTGTCCCCGGAGTCCGCGCACATGGTGACGTGGCTGATGGGCGACCGGGGCATCCCGAAGACGTACCGCAACATGAACGGCTACAGCTCGCACACCTATATGTGGGTGAACGCGGGCGGCGAGCGGTTCTGGGTGAAGTACCACTTCAAGACCGACCAGGGCATCGACTTCTACACGCAGTCCGACGCCGACGCCATGGCCGGGACCGACGGCGACGTGCACCGCCGCGACCTGTTCGACTCGATCAAGCGCGGTGATCACCCGAGCTGGACCCTGAAGGTCCAGATCATGCCGTTCGAGGACGCGCCGGACTACCGGTTCAACCCGTTCGACCTGACCAAGGTCTGGCCGCACGGCGACTATCCGCTGATCGAGGTCGGCCGGATGACCCTCGACGAGAACCCCGAGGACTTCTTCGTCCATATCGAGCAGGCGTCCTTCGAGCCGTCGAACCTGGTGCCCGGCATCGGGCCCTCGCCCGACAAGATGCTGCTCGGCCGCCTCTTCTCGTACCCGGACACCCACCGGTACCGGATCGGCCCCAACTACGCGCAGCTGCCGCCCAACCGGCCGCGCTTCGGCGTCAACTCGTACGCCAAGGACGGCCCGATGCGGTACGAGCCCTCGCGTACGGGTGCGGTGTACGCGCCGAACTCGTACGGCGGTCCCGCCGCGGACACCGAGCGTTTCGGTGATCCCGCGGGCTGGGCCTCGGCGGGCGAGATGGTCCACGAGGCGTACACGCTGCACCGCGAGGACGACGACTGGGGCCAGGCGGGCACGATGGTGCGGACGGTGCTGGACGACGCGCAGCGCGACCGGCTGGTGTCCAACATCTCCGGTCATCTGCTGGACGGCGTGAGCCGCCCGGTCCTGGACCGGGCGCTGCAGTACTGGCGCAACGTCGACAAGGAGCTCGGCGACCGGATCGCGAAGAAGGTCAACGGCGGCTGA
- the fomD gene encoding cytidylyl-2-hydroxypropylphosphonate hydrolase: MTGTGERARWAPGDQILWRYRDNGGSDRGDGNGNGRRAVHICRPVTVVQDTAELLAVWMAPGTECVRPVLADGTQVHAEPLATRYTAPRTTARSTWFGTGVLKLARPGDPWSVWLFWDRGWAFRNWYVNLEEPLARWSGGVDSEDHFLDISVNPDHSWRWLDEDEFAQAQRVGLMDRATAARVREAGRAAVGLIQEWGTPFRDGWEHWRPDPHWQVPPLPDDWDRTPAHMPS; encoded by the coding sequence ATGACAGGTACGGGAGAGCGCGCGCGCTGGGCGCCGGGGGACCAGATCCTCTGGCGGTACCGCGACAACGGGGGCAGTGACCGCGGCGACGGGAACGGGAACGGCCGCCGTGCCGTGCACATCTGCCGCCCGGTCACCGTCGTCCAGGACACCGCCGAACTGCTCGCCGTGTGGATGGCGCCGGGCACCGAGTGCGTGAGGCCGGTTCTCGCCGACGGCACCCAGGTGCACGCCGAGCCGCTCGCCACCCGCTACACCGCACCGCGCACCACGGCCCGCTCGACGTGGTTCGGCACCGGTGTGCTGAAGCTGGCCCGGCCCGGCGACCCCTGGTCGGTGTGGCTGTTCTGGGACCGCGGCTGGGCCTTCCGCAACTGGTACGTGAATCTGGAGGAGCCGCTCGCCCGCTGGTCCGGCGGAGTCGACTCAGAGGATCACTTTCTCGACATCTCCGTGAACCCCGACCACAGCTGGCGGTGGCTCGACGAGGACGAGTTCGCCCAGGCGCAGCGGGTCGGCCTGATGGACCGGGCCACCGCGGCGCGGGTGCGCGAGGCGGGCCGCGCGGCCGTCGGGTTGATCCAGGAGTGGGGGACGCCGTTCCGGGACGGCTGGGAGCACTGGCGGCCCGACCCGCACTGGCAGGTGCCGCCGCTGCCGGATGACTGGGACCGCACCCCGGCCCATATGCCGTCGTGA
- a CDS encoding PadR family transcriptional regulator, whose translation MSIGHTLLGLLESGPRHGYDLKRTFDEKFGHDRPLHYGQVYSTMSRLLKNGLVVVDGVESEGGPERKRYAITDAGITDVSAWLTHPEKPEPYLQSTLYTKVVLALLTGRSADRLLDTQRAEHLRLMRVLTDRKRKGDLADQLICDHALFHLEADLRWLELTAARLEQLATEVRP comes from the coding sequence ATGTCAATCGGTCACACCCTCCTCGGGCTCCTGGAGTCCGGCCCCCGCCACGGTTACGACCTCAAGCGCACCTTCGACGAGAAGTTCGGCCACGACCGTCCCCTGCACTACGGGCAGGTCTACTCGACCATGTCCCGGCTGCTGAAGAACGGGCTCGTCGTCGTCGACGGAGTCGAGAGCGAGGGCGGTCCCGAACGCAAGCGGTACGCCATCACCGACGCCGGCATCACGGACGTGTCCGCCTGGCTCACCCACCCGGAGAAGCCGGAACCGTACCTTCAGTCGACCCTGTACACGAAGGTCGTCCTGGCCCTGCTCACCGGCCGCAGCGCCGACCGGCTGCTGGACACCCAGCGCGCCGAGCACCTCCGCCTGATGCGCGTCCTCACCGACCGCAAGCGCAAGGGCGACCTCGCCGACCAGCTGATCTGCGACCACGCGCTGTTCCACCTGGAAGCCGACCTGCGCTGGCTGGAACTGACCGCCGCACGCCTGGAACAGCTCGCCACGGAGGTACGTCCATGA
- a CDS encoding ATP-binding SpoIIE family protein phosphatase, protein MTEHPTSHEGRQPLAARSQERTRPRQQDAATATPATAAIPGPATAPNPGPNPGPLASAQPAVPGVDAQAAARREGDRLRFVGAATRRIARGIDLDEIVLGLCRASVPTFSDAILVYLRDPLPVGDERPVSPFVLRLRRTDRLRLADEENENSPETERLRLPGADPQSDLMPAAELCEVLAGGALAEVLRGVRPVFGDSAAARAALPELLGAGRVVPTGHRAILAPLRGRRRVIGAAVFLRGTERPAFEANDLLVAAQLATHTALGIDKAVLYGREAYIADELQRTMLPDSLPQPTGVRLASRYLPAAETARVGGDWYDAIPLPGSRVALVVGDVMGHSMTSAAIMGQLRTTAQTLAGLDLPPQEVLHHLDEQAQRLGSDRMATCLYAVYDPVAHRITIANAGHPPPVLLHLGGRAEVLRVPPGAPIGVGGVDFEAVELDAPAGATLLLYTDGLVESRLRDVWTGIEQLRERLAATARLTGPDHAPPLEALCDDVLDMLGPGDRDDDIALLAARFDGIAPSDVAYWFLEPEDEAPGRARRLARRALSRWGLDELSDEVELLVSEVVTNAVRYAERPVTLRLLRTDILRCEVGDDSPQLPRQRRARETDEGGRGLFLVNRLARRWGATRLSTGKVVWFEMGTRSQ, encoded by the coding sequence GTGACGGAGCACCCCACCTCCCACGAAGGCCGGCAGCCTCTCGCGGCCCGGTCCCAGGAGCGCACCCGGCCCCGGCAGCAGGACGCCGCGACGGCCACCCCTGCCACCGCCGCGATCCCCGGACCGGCCACCGCGCCGAACCCCGGACCGAATCCCGGACCGCTCGCTTCGGCGCAGCCGGCCGTGCCGGGCGTCGACGCCCAGGCGGCGGCACGCCGCGAGGGCGACCGGCTCCGCTTCGTGGGGGCGGCGACCCGCCGCATCGCCCGGGGCATAGACCTGGACGAGATCGTGCTCGGCCTCTGCCGGGCCAGCGTGCCGACCTTCTCCGACGCGATACTCGTCTATCTCCGCGACCCGCTCCCGGTGGGCGACGAGCGCCCCGTCTCCCCGTTCGTGCTGCGGCTGCGCCGCACCGACCGGCTGCGTTTAGCCGACGAGGAGAACGAGAACAGCCCGGAGACCGAGCGTCTCCGGCTGCCCGGTGCCGACCCCCAGTCCGACCTCATGCCCGCGGCCGAACTGTGCGAGGTCCTCGCGGGCGGAGCGCTGGCCGAGGTGCTGCGCGGAGTACGGCCCGTCTTCGGGGACTCCGCGGCGGCCCGCGCCGCGCTGCCCGAACTGCTCGGGGCCGGACGCGTCGTGCCCACCGGGCACCGCGCGATCCTGGCGCCGCTGCGCGGGCGGCGGCGGGTGATCGGCGCCGCCGTCTTCCTGCGCGGCACCGAGCGCCCGGCGTTCGAGGCCAACGACCTGCTGGTCGCGGCCCAGTTGGCGACGCACACCGCGCTCGGCATCGACAAGGCCGTGCTGTACGGGCGCGAGGCGTACATCGCCGACGAGCTCCAGCGCACCATGCTGCCCGATTCGCTGCCGCAGCCGACCGGTGTCCGTCTCGCCTCCCGGTACCTCCCGGCCGCCGAGACCGCCCGCGTCGGCGGCGACTGGTACGACGCCATCCCGCTGCCCGGCAGCCGGGTCGCGCTCGTCGTCGGCGACGTCATGGGCCACTCCATGACCTCCGCGGCGATCATGGGCCAGCTGCGCACGACCGCGCAGACCCTGGCCGGGCTCGACCTGCCGCCGCAGGAGGTGCTGCACCACCTGGACGAGCAGGCGCAGCGGCTCGGCAGCGACCGCATGGCGACCTGCCTGTACGCGGTGTACGACCCGGTCGCGCACCGGATCACCATCGCCAACGCCGGCCACCCGCCGCCCGTCCTGCTCCACCTGGGCGGCCGTGCCGAGGTGCTGCGGGTGCCCCCGGGTGCCCCGATCGGCGTCGGCGGCGTCGACTTCGAGGCGGTGGAGCTGGACGCGCCCGCGGGCGCCACGCTCCTGCTGTACACGGACGGTCTGGTCGAGTCCCGGCTGCGGGACGTCTGGACCGGGATCGAGCAGCTGCGGGAGCGGCTGGCCGCGACCGCCCGGCTGACCGGCCCCGACCACGCGCCCCCGCTGGAGGCGCTCTGCGACGACGTGCTCGACATGCTGGGCCCGGGCGACCGGGACGACGACATCGCGCTGCTCGCCGCCCGTTTCGACGGGATCGCGCCGAGCGACGTCGCGTACTGGTTCCTGGAGCCGGAGGACGAGGCTCCGGGCCGGGCCCGCAGGCTGGCCCGCAGGGCACTCAGCCGGTGGGGCCTGGACGAGCTGTCGGACGAGGTGGAGCTGCTGGTCAGCGAGGTCGTGACCAATGCCGTGCGGTACGCGGAGCGGCCGGTCACCCTGCGTCTTCTGCGGACGGACATCCTGCGCTGCGAGGTCGGCGACGACTCCCCGCAGCTGCCCAGACAGCGGCGGGCCAGGGAGACGGACGAGGGCGGACGCGGTCTGTTCCTGGTGAACCGCCTGGCCAGACGGTGGGGGGCCACCCGGCTCTCGACCGGCAAGGTGGTCTGGTTCGAGATGGGCACCCGGAGCCAGTAG
- a CDS encoding transglycosylase domain-containing protein: MGRADARRGQGRGARRAGRRGGIRGLFTWRKMLGTFFGFCLLAMGAFVALYVYVDVPPANATANKQSNVYKYSDGTLLARTGKVNREIVDLAEVPKDVQHAFVAAENKTFYQDQGVDLKGTTRGLFNTLSGKGKQGGSTITQQYVKNYYLTQDPTVSRKLKELVISLKVDQKMSKEDILAGYMNTAYYGRGASGIQAAAQAYYGVDAKDLDLSQGAYLASLLQAPSQYDWAVASKTGKKLVSERWGYTLDNMVEKGWLDSSKRAGMKFDIPQEPKAAPGMEGQTGYLVEAANQELERQGISEEAREAGGWTITLNIDKKRQKELEKAVDRQLESKLDRDGNKTDATVQAGATSVDPKNGEVVALYGGVGATEHWISNATRRDYQPASTFKPLVLASALENGSKTQDGRQIGLDTIYDGTSRRPVVGSDIPFKPQNEDGRSYGDISVQTAMDRSVNSVFAQMVVDVTPTTVKQTALDLGMPDKGFPAVPSITLGTMNASTWDMAGVFATLDSHGKKVNPHIIKSAEHRDRTVEPVDGKGSQVISRKTADTVTRSLTGVVDNGSGHEADTSAYDAAGKTGTSENNKAAWFAGYTPELTTVVALYGESAKAGGEQVTLTGTANSGRANGGGFPAKIWADYTLAALNGGSSTTFDLEDVERGESSVTPTPSETPTQSATPEETEPAETESPSQSPSEYPVEESPPAETPSGTPPPTPSESATVPTDPVDPAEPPDEKPGRDDGNLLGQ; this comes from the coding sequence ATGGGTCGAGCGGATGCGCGACGAGGTCAGGGGCGAGGAGCGCGCCGGGCCGGGAGGCGCGGCGGCATACGCGGACTCTTCACCTGGCGGAAGATGCTGGGCACGTTCTTCGGGTTCTGCCTGCTGGCCATGGGTGCCTTCGTGGCGCTCTACGTCTACGTGGACGTACCCCCGGCCAATGCCACGGCCAACAAGCAGAGCAACGTCTACAAGTACAGCGACGGCACTCTGCTGGCCCGTACGGGCAAGGTCAACCGCGAGATCGTGGACCTCGCCGAGGTGCCGAAGGACGTCCAGCACGCCTTCGTCGCCGCCGAGAACAAGACCTTCTACCAGGACCAGGGCGTCGACCTGAAGGGCACCACGCGCGGACTGTTCAACACGCTGTCCGGCAAGGGCAAGCAGGGTGGTTCGACGATCACCCAGCAGTACGTGAAGAACTACTACCTGACGCAGGACCCGACCGTCAGCCGCAAGCTGAAGGAACTGGTGATCTCGCTCAAGGTCGACCAGAAGATGAGCAAGGAAGACATCCTCGCCGGGTACATGAACACCGCGTACTACGGCCGCGGCGCGAGCGGCATCCAGGCCGCGGCGCAGGCGTACTACGGCGTCGACGCCAAGGATCTCGACCTCTCCCAGGGCGCCTACCTCGCCTCGCTGCTCCAGGCCCCCAGCCAGTACGACTGGGCGGTCGCCTCGAAGACCGGGAAGAAGCTGGTCTCCGAGCGCTGGGGATACACGCTCGACAACATGGTCGAGAAGGGCTGGCTCGACAGCTCGAAGCGCGCCGGAATGAAGTTCGACATCCCGCAGGAGCCCAAGGCGGCCCCCGGCATGGAGGGCCAGACCGGCTATCTCGTCGAGGCGGCCAACCAGGAGCTGGAGCGGCAGGGCATCTCCGAGGAGGCCCGCGAGGCCGGCGGCTGGACGATCACCCTCAACATAGACAAGAAGCGCCAGAAGGAGCTGGAGAAGGCGGTCGACCGGCAGCTGGAGTCCAAGCTCGACCGTGACGGCAACAAGACCGACGCCACGGTGCAGGCCGGCGCCACCTCCGTGGACCCGAAGAACGGCGAGGTCGTCGCGCTGTACGGCGGCGTCGGCGCCACCGAGCACTGGATCTCCAACGCCACCCGCCGGGACTACCAGCCCGCCTCCACCTTCAAGCCGCTGGTGCTCGCCTCCGCGCTGGAGAACGGGTCGAAGACCCAGGACGGCCGGCAGATCGGCCTCGACACCATCTACGACGGCACCAGCAGGCGGCCCGTCGTCGGCAGCGACATCCCGTTCAAGCCGCAGAACGAGGACGGCCGCAGCTACGGCGACATCAGCGTCCAGACGGCGATGGACAGGTCGGTCAACTCGGTCTTCGCGCAGATGGTCGTCGACGTGACGCCCACCACCGTGAAGCAGACCGCCCTCGACCTCGGGATGCCGGACAAGGGCTTCCCCGCGGTCCCCTCGATCACCCTGGGCACCATGAACGCCTCGACCTGGGACATGGCGGGAGTCTTCGCCACCCTCGACAGCCACGGCAAGAAGGTCAACCCGCACATCATCAAGTCCGCCGAGCACCGGGACCGCACCGTGGAGCCCGTCGACGGCAAGGGCTCCCAGGTGATCAGCCGCAAGACCGCGGACACCGTGACCCGTTCGCTGACCGGCGTCGTGGACAACGGTTCCGGCCACGAGGCCGACACCTCGGCCTACGACGCGGCGGGCAAGACCGGCACCTCCGAGAACAACAAGGCGGCCTGGTTCGCCGGCTACACCCCGGAGCTCACCACGGTCGTCGCGCTCTACGGAGAGTCCGCCAAGGCCGGCGGCGAGCAGGTCACCCTGACCGGTACGGCCAACTCCGGCCGGGCCAACGGCGGCGGCTTCCCCGCGAAGATCTGGGCGGACTACACGCTGGCCGCGCTGAACGGCGGCTCGTCCACCACCTTCGACCTGGAGGACGTCGAGCGCGGCGAATCGAGCGTGACGCCGACCCCCTCGGAGACGCCGACCCAGTCCGCGACGCCCGAGGAGACGGAGCCGGCCGAGACCGAGTCGCCGTCCCAGTCGCCGAGCGAGTACCCCGTCGAGGAGAGCCCGCCGGCCGAGACGCCCAGCGGGACGCCGCCGCCGACGCCCAGCGAGTCGGCGACCGTACCGACCGACCCGGTCGACCCGGCGGAGCCGCCGGACGAGAAGCCGGGCCGCGACGACGGCAACCTGCTCGGCCAGTGA
- a CDS encoding class II fumarate hydratase — protein MDGSSDTPQYRTEHDSMGEVKVPAHAKWRAQTQRALENFPISGQRLERAHIEALARIKAAAAKVNAELKVLDPEIAAAVQEAAAEVAEGRWDEHFPVDVFQTGSGTSSNMNTNEVVATLATERLGREVHPNDHVNASQSSNDVFPSSIHIAATAAVTADLIPALDHLASSLERKSAEFTEVVKSGRTHLMDATPVTLGQEFGGYAAQIRYGVERLRSSLPRLAELPLGGTAVGTGINTPPGFSAAVIAEVARTTGLPLTEARNHFEAQGARDGLVEASGQLRTIAVSLTKISNDLRWMASGPRTGLAEINLPDLQPGSSIMPGKVNPVIPEAVLMVAAQVTGNDATVAAAGAAGNFELNVMLPVIAKNLLESVRLLANASRLLADRTVDGITANVERARLYAESSPSVVTPLNKYIGYEEAAKVAKKSLAQGTTIRETVLASGYVERGDLTVEQLDEALDVLRMTRP, from the coding sequence ATGGACGGCTCGTCAGACACCCCGCAGTACCGCACCGAGCACGATTCGATGGGAGAGGTGAAGGTCCCCGCGCACGCCAAGTGGCGGGCCCAGACCCAGCGCGCCCTGGAGAACTTCCCCATCTCCGGCCAGCGCCTGGAACGCGCCCACATCGAGGCCCTCGCCCGGATCAAGGCCGCCGCCGCCAAGGTCAACGCCGAGCTGAAGGTCCTCGACCCGGAGATCGCCGCAGCGGTCCAGGAGGCCGCCGCCGAGGTCGCCGAGGGACGCTGGGACGAGCACTTCCCCGTCGACGTCTTCCAGACGGGGTCCGGCACCTCGTCCAACATGAACACCAACGAGGTCGTCGCCACGCTCGCCACCGAGCGGCTGGGACGCGAGGTCCACCCCAACGACCACGTCAACGCCTCGCAGTCCTCCAACGACGTCTTTCCCTCCTCCATCCACATCGCCGCGACGGCGGCCGTCACCGCGGACCTGATCCCGGCGCTCGACCACCTGGCGTCCTCCCTGGAGCGAAAATCGGCCGAATTCACGGAGGTCGTGAAGTCGGGACGCACCCATCTGATGGACGCCACCCCCGTCACCCTCGGCCAGGAGTTCGGCGGCTACGCGGCGCAGATCCGGTACGGCGTCGAGCGGCTGCGGTCCTCGCTCCCCCGCCTCGCCGAACTGCCCCTGGGCGGAACGGCGGTCGGCACCGGCATCAACACCCCGCCCGGCTTCTCCGCCGCCGTCATCGCCGAGGTCGCCCGCACCACCGGCCTGCCGCTCACCGAGGCCCGGAACCACTTCGAGGCGCAGGGGGCCAGGGACGGGCTGGTCGAGGCGTCCGGTCAGCTCCGCACGATCGCGGTCTCCCTGACCAAGATCTCCAACGATCTGCGCTGGATGGCCTCGGGCCCGCGCACCGGACTGGCCGAGATCAATCTGCCGGACCTCCAGCCGGGCTCGTCGATCATGCCGGGCAAGGTCAATCCGGTGATTCCGGAGGCCGTGCTGATGGTCGCCGCCCAGGTGACGGGCAACGACGCCACGGTCGCCGCCGCGGGCGCCGCGGGCAACTTCGAGCTGAACGTCATGCTGCCGGTGATCGCGAAGAACCTGCTGGAGTCCGTACGGCTGCTCGCCAACGCCTCCCGGCTCCTCGCCGACCGCACGGTCGACGGCATCACGGCCAACGTGGAACGGGCGCGCCTGTACGCGGAGTCCTCCCCCTCCGTCGTGACCCCGCTGAACAAGTACATCGGCTACGAGGAGGCGGCGAAGGTCGCCAAGAAGTCCCTCGCGCAGGGGACGACCATCCGCGAAACGGTCCTGGCCTCGGGGTACGTCGAGCGCGGCGACCTCACGGTGGAACAGCTCGACGAGGCACTGGACGTGTTGCGTATGACCCGCCCGTGA
- a CDS encoding ricin-type beta-trefoil lectin domain protein, whose translation MRRTRHRLRALRCTVAAAAALAAAVGTMTVAGPAGAAESRTTTTASTPLPPELEAVRAAEATQLYGSPAERPLADRKTGLISLGDSEISGEGVGSYESGTNGPDNWCHRSPDAAIHRTGIAADVTYNVSCSGAYTGNIRIGGSKQYADELVQSDNLAVKARNTRIKMIVLVAGANDDLQFGPVMTDCVVRYISLQGPCESKYAGGWQARVDALVPKVEQTVRDLRTVMTDAGYANGDYKLVVMGYPSPIGPDFRDNPDFPGKIACGGLGYDSDTVWGRNTAVPAFEVGMRKAAASTGAVFLDNSRLFHGHEVCTQSTWARGLFIDVTKPGLPDENSVRQSFHPNLAGHGAFASCLTQIYNSGVREASCADPASAGKPVLQPVAWDDVFVPLRNEATGTCVDVPASVTRNGTQVAGWDCHGGRNQDWWYDAAERTVRTELSHDRCLDVPGADYRAGVALVLWDCSGAANQKFVKQSGTLRPAAATGLCLTLASAKDPLRLQACNGGAAQRFA comes from the coding sequence ATGAGGCGCACCAGGCACAGACTTCGCGCACTTCGCTGTACGGTCGCGGCTGCCGCCGCGCTCGCGGCGGCGGTCGGCACCATGACGGTCGCAGGACCGGCAGGCGCGGCGGAGAGCCGTACCACCACTACCGCATCCACCCCGCTCCCGCCCGAGCTCGAAGCCGTCCGGGCGGCGGAAGCCACCCAGCTGTACGGCAGCCCCGCGGAGCGGCCACTGGCCGACCGCAAGACCGGGCTGATCTCGCTCGGCGACAGCGAGATCTCCGGCGAGGGCGTCGGCAGCTACGAGTCCGGCACCAACGGCCCGGACAACTGGTGCCACCGGTCACCCGACGCGGCCATCCACCGCACGGGCATCGCGGCGGACGTCACGTACAACGTCTCCTGCTCCGGTGCCTATACCGGGAACATCAGAATCGGTGGTTCCAAGCAGTACGCCGACGAGCTGGTCCAGAGCGACAACCTCGCCGTGAAGGCCCGCAACACCCGCATCAAGATGATCGTGCTGGTGGCCGGAGCCAACGACGACCTCCAGTTCGGACCGGTCATGACGGACTGCGTTGTCCGCTACATCTCCCTCCAGGGCCCCTGCGAGTCCAAGTACGCCGGCGGCTGGCAGGCCCGCGTCGACGCGCTCGTCCCCAAGGTCGAGCAGACCGTGCGCGACCTGCGGACCGTCATGACGGACGCCGGGTACGCCAACGGCGACTACAAGCTCGTCGTGATGGGATACCCGAGCCCGATCGGTCCCGACTTCCGTGACAACCCGGACTTCCCCGGGAAGATCGCCTGCGGCGGTCTGGGGTACGACTCCGACACCGTGTGGGGCCGCAACACCGCCGTACCCGCCTTCGAGGTCGGCATGCGCAAGGCGGCTGCCTCCACCGGGGCGGTCTTCCTCGACAACTCCCGGCTCTTCCACGGCCACGAGGTCTGCACCCAGAGCACCTGGGCCCGGGGCCTGTTCATCGACGTGACCAAGCCGGGACTGCCGGACGAGAACTCCGTACGCCAGTCCTTCCACCCGAACCTGGCCGGGCACGGAGCCTTCGCCTCCTGCCTCACCCAGATCTACAACTCCGGGGTGCGCGAGGCGAGCTGCGCCGACCCGGCGAGCGCGGGCAAGCCGGTGCTCCAGCCGGTCGCCTGGGACGACGTCTTCGTCCCGCTGAGGAACGAGGCCACCGGAACGTGCGTCGACGTCCCCGCGTCGGTCACCCGCAACGGCACCCAGGTCGCCGGCTGGGACTGCCACGGCGGCCGGAACCAGGACTGGTGGTACGACGCGGCCGAGAGGACGGTGCGTACGGAACTCAGCCACGACCGCTGCCTGGACGTGCCGGGTGCGGACTACCGGGCGGGCGTCGCGCTCGTGCTGTGGGACTGCTCGGGCGCCGCGAACCAGAAGTTCGTCAAGCAGTCGGGCACCCTGCGTCCGGCCGCCGCGACCGGGCTCTGCCTGACGCTGGCCTCGGCCAAGGACCCGCTGAGGCTCCAGGCATGCAACGGCGGTGCGGCGCAGCGTTTCGCGTAG